A part of Aspergillus oryzae RIB40 DNA, chromosome 7 genomic DNA contains:
- a CDS encoding ABC1 kinase family protein (predicted unusual protein kinase) yields the protein MQMLEASRQEIQKSVTEDARGLLKLQQSIFVFWYYYIYDPIATGLRFAHLVVVFLPVILTVPVVWLGKRLKTGKEVRSGTLWWYNFLVRSMERAGPAFIKLGQWAASRTDIFPPELCNIMSSLHSNAPSHSLQETKKTICKAFNGLPFEDIFEEFYEEPLGVGAIAQVYKARLKSNLAASQDQEALEIQGLRDKVRKNVDILMKSTPQRVPSSYVAVKVLHPKVERVIRRDLKIMSFFASLINAIPTMHWLSLPDEVHQFGEMMRLQLDLRIEASNLVMFREKFKSRTTAWFPYPYLDYTTREVLVEEFAQGIPLSTFLDVGGGVFQQEIAHEGLDAFLHMLLIDNFVHADLHPGNIMVRFYQPSELDLSLRKHTRASDAPTAADVDVTETVLARLRPHAHSPEDWERILEQLNAEGYRPQLIFIDTGLVTQLNDTNRRNFLDLFRAVAEFDGYRAGQLMVERCRQPGEVTDPEVFALKMQHLVLSVKSRTFALGNISIGDVLSEVLSMVRGYHVRLEGDFVNVVISILLLEGIGRSLDPTLDLFKREAWRKGEKDIE from the exons atgcagatgctggaAGCATCACGCCAAGAGATCCAAAAGAGTGTCACTGAGGATGCACGGGGCTTATTGAAGCTTCAACAGtctatcttcgtcttctggtACTATTACATCTATGATCCGATTGCCACGGGGCTCAGGTTTGCGCATCTGGTGGTTGTCTTCTTGCCTGTCATCCTTACAGTCCCAGTTGTATGGCTCGGCAAGCGCCTCAAGACCGGCAAAGAAGTACGGAGCGGGACACTATGGTGGTATAACTTCCTCGTCAGATCAATGGAACGTGCAGGACCGGCCTTCATTAAG CTCGGACAATGGGCGGCTTCACGCACTGATATCTTCCCTCCTGAACTGTGCAACATCATGTCATCACTCCATTCAAATGCCCCTTCGCACTCGTTGCAAGAAACTAAGAAAACTATTTGCAAGGCCTTCAACGGGCTACCATTTGAAGATATCTTCGAGGAGTTTTATGAGGAGCCTTTAGGGGTGGGGGCCATTGCACAAGTTTACAAAGCAAGATTGAAATCAAACCTAGCGGCATCCCAGGATCAGGAAGCCTTAGAGATACAGGGCTTACGAGATAAGGTCCGAAAGAACGTCGATATATTGATGAAGAGTACGCCCCAGCGGGTTCCTTCTTCATATGTAGCCGTCAAAGTGCTGCACCCTAAAGTCGAGCGTGTGATTCGGAGGGACTTAAAGATtatgtctttcttcgcttcACTAATTAATGCGATCCCTACTATGCACTGGTTATCTTTACCAGACGAGGTTCATCAATTTGGAGAGATGATGAGGCTGCAGTTGGACCTGCGCATCGAGGCGAGTAACCTGGTCATGTTTCGTGAAAAGTTCAAATCGCGCACCACCGCTTGGTTTCCATACCCCTACTTGGATTACACAACCCGCGAGGTGCTCGTGGAGGAATTTGCCCAGGGCATCCCTCTATCAACCTTCCTTGACGTTGGAGGGGGTGTCTTTCAGCAAGAAATTGCACACGAGGGCCTAGACGCATTCCTCCACATGCTATTAATTGACAATTTTGTTCACGCGGACTTACATCCAGGTAATATCATGGTTCGGTTTTACCAACCGAGTGAGTTGGATCTTTCACTCCGCAAACATACCAGGGCGTCCGATGCACCAACCGCGGCGGACGTTGATGTAACAGAAACGGTACTTGCACGACTACGACCTCATGCCCATAGTCCAGAAGATTGGGAGAGGATCCTGGAACAGCTTAATGCGGAAGGCTATCGTCCGCAActcatcttcattgacaCTGGCTTAGTAACCCAGCTCAACGATACTAATCGGCGAAACTTCCTTGACCTCTTCCGCGCTGTCGCAGAATTTGATGGGTATCGAGCGGGTCAGCTCATGGTCGAACGATGCCGTCAGCCAGGGGAGGTCACAGACCCAGAGGTTTTTGCGCTGAAAATGCAGCATCTAGTTCTTAGCGTCAAGTCACGAACCTTTGCGCTTGGCAACATTAGCATCGGAGACGTGCTAAGTGAGGTGCTATCCATGGTTCGAGGCTACCACGTTCGGCTCGAAGGAGATTTTGTTAACGTTGTTATATCGATCCTTCTTCTAGAAGGTATCGGACGGAGTCTTGACCCAACTCTCGACCTCTTCAAAAG AGAAGCatggaggaaaggagagaaagatatagaatga
- a CDS encoding holocytochrome c synthase CYC3 (holocytochrome c synthase/heme-lyase), giving the protein MGWFWADSPSQPTPVAPSPLASSGTTPPPACPMHTSNSPPVPSSVPEPPTACPVRSKDSPFYVPPKSDTPLPSKAENKSTLSKLNPLNYMFSSISQERAPNQTVDLSLEREPSSIPRGDTDGNWEYPSPQQMYNAMLRKGHTDTPQDAVEAMVAVHNFLNEGAWEEIVGWERLFSKGLKEGWAKCRRGEENIALDAAREELTNAGALENQPRLLRFKGRPQELTPKAQVLQTLGWLYPAKFGTPPPFDRHDWFVMRQTPSGPKEVRYVIDYYSGPPEPTGEPVFYLDIRPALDTPTAAIERMMRWGGDVWWRATGAAVRENGGN; this is encoded by the exons ATGGGCTGGTTCTGGGCAGACTCTCCATCGCAGCCAACACCTGTGGCTCCGAGCCCATTGGCATCCTCGGGCACCACTCCCCCC CCAGCATGTCCAATGCACACGAGCAACTCGCCTCCGGTGCCATCCTCAGTTCCTGAACCACCTACTGCCTGCCCCGTCCGGTCTAAAGATTCTCCCTTCTATGTGCCACCTAAGTCAGATACGCCATTGCCTTCTAAAGCAGAAAACAAGTCAACCCTATCAAAGCTGAACCCTTTGAACTATAtgttctcttccatctctcAGGAACGAGCTCCGAACCAAACCGTCGATTTGTCGCTAGAGCGTGAACCTTCCTCTATACCCCGCGGAGATACGGATGGCAATTGGGAGTATCCGTCTCCTCAGCAAATGTACAATGCTATGTTGCGCAAAGGTCACACGGATACCCCTCAAGATGCAGTGGAGGCAATGGTTGCAGTGCATAACTTTTTGAATGAAGGCGCTTGGGAGGAAATTGTTGGATGGGAACGTTTATTCTCGAAAGGTCTAAAAGAAGGCTGGGCAAAATGTCGACGTGGCGAGGAAAACATCGCATTAGATGCAGCCAGGGAAGAGTTGACAAACGCAGGTGCACTAGAGAATCAGCCTCGCCTTCTCAGGTTTAAGGGCCGGCCGCAGGAGCTTACTCCAAAGGCGCAGGTACTGCAAACCCTGGGTTGGCTGTATCCAGCAAAGTTTGG AACACCTCCACCGTTCGATCGACACGACTGGTTTGTGATGCGACAGACGCCGTCTGGCCCGAAAGAAGTTCGTTATGTGATTGATTACTATTCAGGGCCTCCGGAGCCAACAGGAGAGCCAGTCTTCTATCTGGACATCAGGCCTGCCTTGGACACGCCTACCGCTGCTATCGAACGGATGATGAGATGGGGAGGCGATGTTTGGTGGCGAGCTACTGGTGCTGCAGTTCGAGAGAATGGCGGGAACTAA